The nucleotide sequence CTTATCTAATTGGCCTTCCCCTGTGATCTCTTCTGTAACTAGCGTTCAAAAAAAACCGTCAAGAAATATCGAACTGCCCGGTTTTTTGCGGAGTTCTAGTCAAATAACTAATGAATAATGGTAGCCGACAAAGAGCTACCTACTGACTAATGACTAAGAATTAACCTTTAAGCCGAGGGCAAATCAAACAGAACTAAATTAATATATTTATTGGCCCATTCAGTCCCAAAAGCTTTTTCAAGTACCCGACGAGTCTTATCATTTTTTTGTTGTTGGCTACAATAATTATATTGTCCAGCTAAATATAAGGCTTTTTCAGCACTCTCGAGAGGTCGAACCACTAGAGATTGACGACAATGAAGTTCAAGAAACTGCTCAACTCGTGAGAGAAAGAGATTTTCTTCATCTTTGTTACTAGGGCGAATAAATAAACAAAAATCCGAGAAAATATCACCCCAGGGGGGAAGCTCCCGAGGTTGAGAAAATTCCAGATGAGGTAGACTCGATAAAACCTTTTGATAAGTGGTTGGTAAAGTCTTTTCAGGATTGGTGGGCGATAAATCCGCGATCGCTGCACTGGTTCCCGCCTTACTGGCTACTATATCACAACCAAACATCGGTAAAGGATAGTCAGGATGGGGGAACATAACACAGTGCAAAATATCGAGATTATTACCCAGTTTAGCCAGTTCTAAGTGCATTTTGCGAAACTGAGGCGTTTGATAACAATGGTTTTCAATCACCAGTCTTTCCCCTTCTAGTCGTCCTTCCACATAACCTAGTCCTTCGGGGAGTTGATAGGGAGATAAGTCTAAATATTTTTCCCAGTATGACAAAATTACATCAGCTAAGGAGCCAATCAAGGGATGTTGCTGTTGACGGATTGAAGGTTTAGCAGTGTCTAACATTCGTAGTTTCTCTGTAAGATTAGAATAGGTTATTAGGAGTTAATGTATGTTTAATTTAGGTTGGCCAGAAGTAGGTATTATTATTATCGCTGTGTTGGTGATCTTCGGAACCAAAAAAATTCCCGAATTCGGTAGTGCATTAGGTAAAACTTTACGGGGTTTTAAAGAGGAAATCAATAATCCCCAGCATGATTCTACAGAAGATGACGAATAAAGATAAAGAAAATATTACATCACTCAACCCATCCCTAAAACTTATGCTAGAGATGAACACTGGATTATTTCCAGCAAAGCCCTCAAAGTCTAGCGGCTCCTTTTTTGTCAGGGGAATATTTCTATATCATATTTTGGGTTTAAACTTTTTTTTACTGAAGGTTTGTAACAAAACTTTTTATTAAAAAGGCGTTCTTGGTTTCAATCTGTACAGTAAGATTAACTTTTAATTGCCTGATTTTGGCGGCAAAGTAAGCATGAAATAAGCGATCTGATCTTTTACTTTGCCTGTCTTTGTTCAACAATAGCCTGGGAGAATTTAAAAGCTTAGGCTTATTGCCTAGACTTAAAAGTTAATAACAGATCAAATTCACTGGTGGTTTTATCCGGCATCGTAGCAGTGAGAGCCAAACCTTCCAGAGAATTGAGGACTGTCATAGTATCAGGATTTGGGGTCATACCTTGCATTTGAGCCACTTTGGTAAACTCAGTCACCATCTGATTGAGGTCTAGATAAAAATAGCCAAAATTATTTTTAGGTAAAGAGTTGGTAATAGCTCGAAAATTGGGACTCAGTGCCACAGAATCTTTAGCTTTAACATCAGTAGCCGTTGAAAATGGCATAAATAAAGTCATGGCTAAAGAATGATCATTGAGCCATCCGCGACTTAAACTGAAATTTTGTGGCGGCATTTTCCAATCTATGACATCAATTCCGTTAACGCTATTGGGTTCAACGGAAATATCATACATTTTGACCATTTGATCGATTTTGTTGAAGGTACTTTGAGCCGTAGACTGATCGCTCGTTTCTAAAATGATCATCCCGCCAATGCCCATCATTGGTACAGTGCTTTGATGGCTAAACACCATTCCTAAAGCAAATTCCCCATCCATCCAACCAAATACTTCTTGATCCGCGTCTAGATTCCATGAACGAAAACCTTCTCGAACTTGATCCACCCAAGCTTGTAAATATTGATCATTTTGAGCTTGCTTAACCAAATTAGACCAGCCATCGCGGAGGGCTTTACCACTAATAACGGCAAAAGTCTTAGCGGGAAATTGTTCCAGCACCTTACCGGGAGCCACAGTCAGAGAGGGTATAAACCCAGAGGGATTAAGTTTAGCCACTGTCTGTAAGTGAATTCCTTGGTCTTCGAGTCCTAAGCCAACGACGATCGAATCTACCTGTTTTAATGATTCTAAGGTATTGGGAGCCAGAGGAGCATCAGGTAAGGCATTTTTTAATCCTTGCTCAATCACAGCACCATAGTCAGCAATATAAACTTGAGCCACAGGATGGTTCAAGGTTAAAGTTTGAGTTAAGATTTGTTTAGCTCCTGGTTTGTCACTGTAAGAGAGTGAACCATTGAGAGTATCAATAGACTGCTCTACCGTTTCAGGCTTATCCCCTAAGAGAACATAGCTACCCATAATCGCAAAACTCAAAGGAGGGCTATTGGGCGTGGTTAGGGTAGTAATGGTAATTCCTTGATGTTTTGTTTGTGTGGTTTTGTAGTTGGGTTGATTTTTCAGTTTCTTTTCAAAATCAAAGGCCTTGAATTTATTTTTAATACCAGCAACGATTAATACTTGTGGTTCAGTAGAGCTTTTAGAAGGCATAAAAGCCAACATGACCCCACCTAACCAGGGATAAACATCTTGTTCATAGTTAATTTCTTGAGAGGATAGATTATTTTTGAATTGATTTAGTTTCTTGCCTAAAACTTGTTGAGCTTCTAATGTGCCAAATTTAGATAATTGCGACCAATCTTTAGCATCTGTAGAAATATAGCTTGTCAAGAGTGCCCCTTGAGGCACAGCTTCAGCCGCATCAATCGGCGTTAAATTTTTTCCGAATAATTCCCCTCGCCAATAATAAATTCCCCCCGCAGTTAATCCAATTACTGCTAGGATCGAAAGACAACCGCACCCGGATTTCTTGTTATTCCTTGTAGCCATAAACTTTTACAAATCTTGATGCTAATACCATAGTCGACGAAATCACCGATGACTGTGATCTGGATCACTCTGTAACAATGAATTCAAATTTTCCTTGGCGATATTAGGTATAATTTCACAAATGTTACAGCTTTTGGTATTTTTTCTAAGATTTTTTCACCAATTCCGGAGGACGCAATTATTCTAGAAGAACAGGGTGATCGAGGAGCTTTTTTTCAAGGGGATGTTATGACAGACTCAACAGTAAACCGTAAACAATATAAAACTGCTAATTCGGTAACTTTTGACTTTTGATAGTAGAGGGTTTGCGATGAACGAACTAGATCGATATTATAAAATGCTAGGTTTAGAGCTTGGAG is from Gloeothece verrucosa PCC 7822 and encodes:
- a CDS encoding Sec-independent protein translocase subunit TatA/TatB, coding for MFNLGWPEVGIIIIAVLVIFGTKKIPEFGSALGKTLRGFKEEINNPQHDSTEDDE
- a CDS encoding DUF3352 domain-containing protein is translated as MATRNNKKSGCGCLSILAVIGLTAGGIYYWRGELFGKNLTPIDAAEAVPQGALLTSYISTDAKDWSQLSKFGTLEAQQVLGKKLNQFKNNLSSQEINYEQDVYPWLGGVMLAFMPSKSSTEPQVLIVAGIKNKFKAFDFEKKLKNQPNYKTTQTKHQGITITTLTTPNSPPLSFAIMGSYVLLGDKPETVEQSIDTLNGSLSYSDKPGAKQILTQTLTLNHPVAQVYIADYGAVIEQGLKNALPDAPLAPNTLESLKQVDSIVVGLGLEDQGIHLQTVAKLNPSGFIPSLTVAPGKVLEQFPAKTFAVISGKALRDGWSNLVKQAQNDQYLQAWVDQVREGFRSWNLDADQEVFGWMDGEFALGMVFSHQSTVPMMGIGGMIILETSDQSTAQSTFNKIDQMVKMYDISVEPNSVNGIDVIDWKMPPQNFSLSRGWLNDHSLAMTLFMPFSTATDVKAKDSVALSPNFRAITNSLPKNNFGYFYLDLNQMVTEFTKVAQMQGMTPNPDTMTVLNSLEGLALTATMPDKTTSEFDLLLTFKSRQ
- a CDS encoding phycocyanobilin:ferredoxin oxidoreductase gives rise to the protein MLDTAKPSIRQQQHPLIGSLADVILSYWEKYLDLSPYQLPEGLGYVEGRLEGERLVIENHCYQTPQFRKMHLELAKLGNNLDILHCVMFPHPDYPLPMFGCDIVASKAGTSAAIADLSPTNPEKTLPTTYQKVLSSLPHLEFSQPRELPPWGDIFSDFCLFIRPSNKDEENLFLSRVEQFLELHCRQSLVVRPLESAEKALYLAGQYNYCSQQQKNDKTRRVLEKAFGTEWANKYINLVLFDLPSA